From a single Apium graveolens cultivar Ventura chromosome 2, ASM990537v1, whole genome shotgun sequence genomic region:
- the LOC141706816 gene encoding putative nucleoredoxin 1 isoform X5, producing the protein MIREAFARFGNLVEAKIVKDRFSGLSKGFAIVTYDNIQEAEKARTRMNHKPLGGSVLFVQSESEFLKQEPEPVPIPKSGCSVYLNLDDLDESQGVLDLSTEDKLREAFAPFGNVLEARILRARPPYTHLKGSAFVRYGTREEAEKAQDALDDNHLGHHTVDPVEPNKFKPSEQEKMHSDTSYITHWTSGYTKSVHYHTEAEAGKYTAKAEVKKQIIRKGDIISLKDLLFTSNRDYLVKNNNEHIKAEKLEGKVIVIYFLPLYVDCPEQSEYYTSFLEDIYYDLLPYNNFEVVLVANHYRHVGYKRHIIGQPSHVRDPQKLFENLFSRMPWTAIPYTDEVTRKKLKRLFVHKEHPPTTNFVVDSTGMVLQCDDWIFFDDFGTSGYPFTDERLEVIRAEDEAAAKHPSLKTLLATPERDYVISNKGDKVPVDALEEKIVALYFYHAKYANHNLTETLKFAKTKNNDKFEVVLIYVVDPGLCDWKCNSKELFWEVFKTMPWMALPFRDECCWKLRRVFKLSYDYEGDPNELVIIGPHAEYIEPHGANILSEYGISAYPFTFKKALELETEKIKHLKLEMLWDMNTVFRRNNGSQVSFSELSGKRVILVLERICMKRDFCESSPNAYFINMLRGRYLLTKGTDDEFEVIRILADNLEYSTSLPFGLEDKRCLASPERDLGHNDWISCLASELKENICSSDYWYGRSIDELYVFLPILAFNRDGRIVRKAIIPSVEDMKFPFYADGLEKEILSQLTKVMI; encoded by the exons ATGATTAGAGAAGCGTTTGCCCGCTTTGGAAATCTTGTTGAGG CAAAAATTGTTAAAGATAGATTCTCTGGATTATCAAAGGGCTTTGCTATTGTTACCTATGATAATATTCAAGAAGCCGAGAAAGCTCGTACACGAATGAATCATAAACCTCTGGGGGGCTCTGTTCTTTTTGTCCAATCGGAGAGTGAATTTTTGAAGCAAGAACCCGAACCCGTCCCCATTCCTAAATCCGGCTGCTCTGTGTATTTGAACTTAGATGACTTGGATGAATCTCAAG GGGTGTTAGATTTATCTACCGAGGATAAGCTTCGAGAAGCATTTGCCCCTTTTGGGAATGTTTTGGAGG CAAGAATCTTGAGAGCCAGACCACCCTACACACATTTAAAGGGATCAGCTTTCGTTAGATATGGTACTAGAGAAGAAGCCGAGAAGGCTCAGGATGCACTGGATGACAATCATTTGGGCCACCACACTGTTGATCCTGTTGAGCCAAACAAGTTTAAACCATCTGAACAAGAAAAGATGCATTCTGATACCAGCTATATAACACACTGGACTAGTG GATATACCAAAAGTGTACACTACCATACAGAAGCTGAAGCTGGAAAATATACTGCTAAGGCTGAAGTGAAGAAACAGATTATTAGAAAAGGAGACATCATTAGTTTGAAGGACCTTCTCTTCACCAGTAACAGGGATTACCTGGTCAAGAATAACAACGAACAT ATCAAAGCTGAGAAGTTGGAAGGCAAAGTCATTGTTATATACTTTCTGCCATTGTATGTTGATTGTCCAGAACAATCGGAATATTACACATCATTCCTGGAAGACATCTACTATGATCTACTGCCATATAATAATTTTGAGGTGGTTTTGGTGGCAAACCACTATCGCCATGTCGGGTATAAAAGACACATTATTGGTCAACCTTCTCATGTGAGGGATCCTCAAAAGCTCTTTGAAAATTTATTCTCTAGAATGCCATGGACCGCAATACCATATACAGATGAAGTAACCAGGAAAAAATTAAAAAGATTATTTGTGCATAAAGAACATCCTCCTACAACAAATTTTGTTGTTGACTCAACCGGCATGGTTTTGCAATGTGATGATTGGATTTTTTTTGATGATTTTGGAACCTCCGGTTATCCTTTTACCGACGAAAGATTAGAAGTTATTAGAGCAGAAGATGAAGCAGCAGCTAAGCATCCTTCCTTGAAAACATTGTTGGCAACCCCTGAGCGTGATTATGTCATTTCTAACAAAGGAGATAAG GTACCAGTTGACGCTCTCGAGGAAAAGATTGTGGCCCTTTATTTTTATCATGCTAAATATGCCAACCATAATCTTACCGAAACTCTTAAGTTTGCGAAAACGAAAAATAATGACAAATTTGAGGTTGTGCTCATCTACGTAGTAGATCCAGGCCTCTGTGATTGGAAATGTAACAGTAAAGAATTATTTTGGGAAGTGTTCAAGACTATGCCTTGGATGGCGCTGCCATTTAGAGATGAGTGTTGTTGGAAGTTGAGGCGTGTTTTCAAGCTCTCATATGATTATGAAGGGGATCCTAATGAGCTTGTGATCATTGGCCCCCATGCAGAATACATTGAACCACATGGTGCTAATATCTTGTCAGAGTATGGTATTTCAGCATACCCATTCACATTTAAAAAAGCTCTGGAGTTGGAGACTGAAAAGATAAAGCATCTGAAGCTGGAGATGCTGTGGGATATGAACACTGTGTTTAGAAGGAACAATGGGTCCCAG GTTTCCTTTTCTGAACTTTCTGGGAAAAGAGTCATTCTGGTTCTTGAAAGGATCTGCATGAAGCGCGATTTTTGTGAAAGTTCGCCAAATGCCTATTTCATAAATATGTTAAGAGGAAGGTATCTCCTGACGAAGGGTACAGATGATGAGTTCGAAGTGATCCGCATTTTAGCAGACAATCTGGAATATTCCACTAGTCTACCCTTTGGCCTTGAAGATAAGCGTTGTTTGGCATCACCTGAAAGGGACCTTGGACATAATGATTGGATATCGTGCCTTGCAAGTGAGTTGAAAGAAAATATATGCTCATCTGATTATTGGTATGGCAGGTCCATTGATGAATTATACGTATTTCTTCCCATCTTGGCCTTCAATCGGGATGGAAGAATTGTAAGAAAAGCAATCATTCCTTCAGTTGAGGATATGAAGTTCCCCTTTTATGCTGATGGTTTAGAAAAAGAGATTTTATCTCAGTTAACTAAGGTAATGATTTAA